In the Carassius auratus strain Wakin chromosome 50, ASM336829v1, whole genome shotgun sequence genome, one interval contains:
- the LOC113066712 gene encoding V(D)J recombination-activating protein 1 — MEKGRWSSEDAPRASMPDELSHPKFSEWKFKLFRVRSMEKAPLPNETPVEKENQPEVAMENSGSPGSVMKLCFGGKSKENMETAQGRVDLKLQEIDTHMNLLKCLCRLCGLSIQKAKGPSHEVQGDLEVSSRCALRRMGCKFLNWPEVILKVFKVDVTTDMETVHPSLFCHRCWTAVMRGGGFCSFTRTQIPDWKPHNTHCNLCFPKKSSFHRIGRKRAKPLKIAHSHPKRIKRDSSESPGTNTAWRQTPENTGSGGQERLKLSVQRGQWVKNITQCQRDHLSTKLIPPEVPADFLHTVTCQVCDHLLSDPVQSPCRHLFCRVCILRYSRALGQNCPTCNQHLNPSHLTRPAKFFLATLNSIPLLCPSEGCNDWVRFDSFREHCLNHYHEKESQEEQKALEQNFDDYLPVNKGGRPRQHLLSLTRRAQKHRLRDLKNQVKAFAEKEEGGDVKSVCLTLFLLALRAGNEHKQADELEAMMQGRGCGLHPAVCLAIRVNTFLSCSQYHKMYRTVKATSGRQIFQPLHTLRNAEKELLPGFHQFEWQPALKNVSSSWDVGIIDGLSGWKTSVDDVPADTISRRFRYDVALVSALKDLEEDIMEGLRERELDDSMCTSGFTVVVKESCDGMGDVGEKHGSGPAVPEKAVRFSFTIMSISLRVEGEDDGITIFQEQKPNSELSCRPLCLMFVDESDHETLTAILGPVVAERKAMMESRLILSVGGLLRSFRFFFRGTGYDEKMVREMEGLEASGSTYICTLCDSTRAEASQNMVLHSITRSHDENLERYEIWRTNPFSESADELRDRVKGVSAKPFMETQPTLDALHCDIGNATEFYKIFQDEIGEVYQKSNPSREERRRWRSTLDKHLRKNLYLKPVMRMNGNYARRLMTREAVEVVCELVLSEERREALRKLMDLYLQMKPVWRSTRPSQDCPVQLCQYSYNSQQFADLLSTTFKYRYDGKITNYLHKTLAHVPEIVERDGSIGAWASEGNESGNKLFRRFRKMNARQSKTFELEDVLKHHWLYTSKYLQKFMEAHKNSAKAKQATFNPEETPDEIDLALEVPDF; from the exons ATGGAGAAAGGGAGGTGGAGTTCCGAAGATGCTCCCAGAGCCTCCATGCCTGACGAACTGTCTCATCCTAAGTTTTCGGAATGGAAGTTTAAGCTCTTTCGGGTCAGGTCCATGGAGAAGGCCCCTCTGCCTAATGAAACACCGGTGGAGAAGGAAAACCAGCCAGAGGTAGCAATGGAAAACTCAGGCTCTCCTGGCAGTGTTATGAAGCTCTGTTTCGGAGGGAAGAGTAAGGAAAACATGGAGACTGCTCAAGGGAGAGTGGACCTTAAGCTCCAGGAAATTGATACACATATGAATCTTCTCAA ATGTCTGTGTCGCCTTTGTGGCCTTTCAATACAGAAGGCTAAAGGTCCGTCCCATGAAGTCCAGGGAGACTTGGAAGTGTCCAGCCGGTGTGCCTTGCGTAGGATGGGCTGTAAGTTTCTGAACTGGCCAGAGGTGATCTTGAAGGTCTTCAAGGTGGATGTGACAACCGACATGGAGACGGTGCATCCATCTTTATTTTGTCACAGATGCTGGACTGCTGTCATGAGGGGAGGAGGTTTCTGTTCTTTCACTAGGACCCAGATTCCAGACTGGAAGCCCCACAACACCCATTGCAACCTCTGCTTCCCTAAGAAGAGCTCTTTTCACCGAATAGGAAGGAAGCGGGCCAAACCACTTAAAATTGCACACAGCCATCCAAAGAGAATCAAAAGGGACTCCTCAGAATCCCCAGGGACCAATACAGCATGGAGACAGACCCCAGAGAATACTGGATCAGGTGGACAAGAACGGTTAAAACTATCAGTTCAGAGAGGACAATGGGTAAAGAATATCacccaatgccagagggaccatCTGAGCACTAAGCTTATCCCTCCTGAAGTCCCAGCAGACTTCTTACATACCGTTACCTGCCAAGTGTGTGATCACTTGCTTTCTGACCCTGTCCAGTCACCATGTAGACACCTGTTCTGTCGGGTCTGCATCCTAAGGTACAGTCGTGCTTTGGGCCAAAACTGTCCCACCTGTAACCAACATCTAAATCCATCCCATCTGACCAGGCCAGCCAAATTCTTCCTTGCCACCCTCAACTCTATCCCTCTGCTTTGCCCCAGTGAAGGATGCAACGACTGGGTCCGATTTGACTCCTTTAGGGAACACTGCCTCAATCACTACCATGAAAAAGAATCTCAGGAAGAACAAAAAGCTTTAGAACAGAATTTTGATGATTACTTGCCGGTCAACAAAGGAGGACGTCCTCGACAGCATCTATTGTCATTGACCCGTCGGGCTCAAAAGCACAGGCTGAGAGATTTGAAGAACCAGGTGAAGGCATTTGCTGAAAAGGAAGAAGGAGGGGATGTGAAGTCAGTCTGCTTGACGCTCTTCCTTCTGGCATTGAGAGCTGGGAATGAACACAAACAAGCAGATGAACTGGAAGCTATGATGCAAG GCAGAGGGTGTGGGCTGCATCCTGCAGTGTGTTTGGCTATAAGGGTAAACACCTTCCTTAGCTGCAGTCAGTACCACAAGATGTACCGCACTGTAAAGGCCACTAGTGGCCGCCAGATATTCCAGCCACTGCACACTCTACGCAATGCAGAGAAAGAGCTTCTCCCTGGGTTCCACCAATTTGAGTGGCAGCCAGCTTTGAAAAACGTTTCCAGCTCCTGGGATGTGGGAATCATTGATGGCCTCTCTGGTTGGAAAACCTCTGTTGACGATGTCCCTGCGGACACCATCTCCAGAAGATTCCGTTATGATGTGGCACTGGTTTCTGCATTAAAAGATTTGGAAGAGGACATAATGGAAGGACTGAGAGAGAGGGAGCTGGACGACAGCATGTGCACCTCTGGTTTTACCGTTGTGGTGAAAGAATCATGTGATGGTATGGGAGATGTCGGCGAGAAGCATGGATCTGGTCCAGCGGTTCCTGAGAAGGCAGTGAGGTTTTCCTTCACAATCATGTCCATCTCCCTCCGAGTTGAGGGTGAGGACGATGGAATCACCATTTTTCAGGAACAAAAGCCAAACTCTGAGCTCTCCTGCAGACCTCTGTGCCTCATGTTTGTGGATGAGTCTGACCATGAGACCCTGACAGCCATCTTGGGACCTGTGGTAGCAGAGCGGAAGGCCATGATGGAAAGTCGGCTTATTTTATCTGTTGGTGGTCTTCTACGATCCTTTAGGTTCTTCTTTCGGGGCACAGGCTATGATGAGAAGATGGTTCGTGAAATGGAAGGCTTAGAAGCATCAGGCTCCACTTACATATGCACACTCTGTGACTCAACCAGAGCAGAAGCATCTCAGAACATGGTGCTACATTCCATTACACGTAGCCATGATGAAAATCTTGAGCGCTATGAGATCTGGAGGACAAATCCTTTCTCAGAGTCTGCTGACGAACTGCGTGACCGGGTCAAAGGTGTTTCCGCCAAGCCTTTCATGGAGACCCAGCCTACTCTAGATGCTCTGCACTGTGACATTGGCAATGCTACTGAATTCTACAAGATCTTTCAGGATGAGATTGGTGAAGTCTACCAGAAAAGCAATCCGAGTCGAGAGGAACGCCGTCGTTGGCGCTCAACCCTGGACAAACATCTACGCAAGAACCTGTACCTCAAGCCTGTGATGAGGATGAATGGAAACTATGCTCGTCGGCTGATGACACGTGAAGCTGTGGAGGTGGTCTGTGAGCTGGTTCTTTCCGAGGAACGGCGTGAGGCTCTACGGAAACTGATGGACCTCTACCTTCAGATGAAGCCTGTGTGGCGTTCTACCCGTCCCTCCCAAGACTGCCCTGTCCAACTCTGTCAGTACAGCTACAACTCTCAGCAATTTGCTGATCTCCTTTCCACCACGTTTAAGTACCGCTATGATGGAAAAATCACCAACTACCTACACAAGACTCTAGCCCATGTTCCTGAGATTGTTGAGAGAGACGGGTCTATTGGAGCATGGGCCAGTGAAGGCAATGAGTCTGGGAACAAGCTGTTCAGACGTTTTCGGAAGATGAATGCAAGGCAGTCCAAAACATTTGAACTTGAAGATGTACTGAAACACCACTGGCTGTACACCTCCAAGTATCTTCAGAAGTTTATGGAGGCTCACAAGAATTCAGCAAAAGCAAAGCAAGCCACATTCAACCCAGAAGAGACCCCAGATGAAATTGATTTGGCTCTTGAAGTACCAGATTTTTGA
- the LOC113066432 gene encoding uncharacterized protein LOC113066432, translated as MQGPELVDSRSRFRFIESCLGLMGCLCISYAIWTPGWLDDRGLWTSENQTRLDDTWTTEDITKALEAERVFAAVAFLMSVSSGLLCLMFAFCWRSQTVRSYSNIRSLQMAGQSLNPSTLLLLTLVPTGFLFFLSWALFTYQHIGEIRDDISRLGPSYWLGVVGWALLLAVLPVVFLAEKFVVPDILPEFKKAAEMWWKAPEVAHV; from the exons ATGCAAGGACCAGAATTGGTTGACTCGAGGAGTCGTTTTCGATTTATTGAATCCTGTCTCGGCTTGATGGGCTGTTTGTGCATCAGCTATGCGATCTGGACACCCGGGTGGCTGGATGACCGGGGTCTGTGGACCTCAGAGAATCAGACCAGACTGGATGACACCTGGACTACTGAAGACATTACTAAAG CTCTGGAAGCTGAGAGAGTGTTTGCAGCGGTGGCTTTCCTCATGTCGGTGAGCTCTGGACTGCTGTGTCTCATGTTCGCTTTCTGCTGGAGGTCTCAAACCGTGCGTTCCTACTCGAACATTCGCTCGCTGCAGATGGCAGGCCAGTCGCTCAACCCGTCCACTCTGCTGCTGCTCACACTAGTACCTACAG ggtttttattttttctcagctGGGCGCTTTTTACCTATCAACATATTGGTGAGATCAGGGATGACATCAGTCGACTCGGCCCATCCTATTGGCTGGGAGTGGTGGGTTGGGCCTTGCTATTGGCCGTGCTGCCTGTAGTCTTTCTGGCGGAGAAGTTTGTGGTTCCTGACATCCTGCCGGAGTTTAAAAAGGCTGCTGAAATGTGGTGGAAGGCTCCGGAGGTTGCACATGTGTGA